In a single window of the Hymenobacter sp. YIM 151858-1 genome:
- a CDS encoding DUF7619 domain-containing protein translates to MIKRLLLFCGLLLPLLCAAQLPADFKLRKVIGTPVSFPQGVAVDGQGFMYVLERSFVTKLDPQGSYVDQLDVTNPDPARVNSGGYGFCLDAAGNLYVADFGYGEVRKFSPGGQLLLAFSTGGNSANGIVGIPNPENVVVDAAGNVYVAGSNPAGGVRKFNPQGQPQWSFTLPPPNPATPVRAKALALDRSGRLLVLGSNFTVSRVSSDGQLESQVPVRVPGYTERDDVDALLAVDPAGNLYTTISQGNSIRKFDAAGTFLGFVGSGLSGSTRTSLAFDAAGNLYATNRDHGGGSKLYRFNPGGQLVNTWGNLVSLKPGALDALGNYYCYHPGLRKVIKYSPAGVELARLGDQLPLDGYALTLDPLGNMYLLTLNFSGGVVDKLDPSGRPIRRYTQLGGSISYTSYGAGIAADAAGTMYITDLYDGCIRALNAQGQALPPIGTRGTGAGQLSLPQAVAVDPLGYVYAVDNGGQRVQRFTPTGQLVREYGARQIYNTVPVGTASLSVDQVGNMYVNTSLQNGVQVFDSQSGQARTLPQVLKGAVAVDAAGTRLITQSGDLIRWYANGRHRPRNHISGHIFEDRNGNCVRDADEDPLAGIAVVAQPGNYYGLTDQTGQYTIAVDTGTYYVQQLLPGQELGRSITPLCATPVTPTFRQYGLSLAGPEFGNEVSRTPYLSVQVGSNRRRRCFRNTTTVRYANTGFAEARDASVTVALPPQVRFISASAPHTRDAAGNYVFAVGSLPPQASGHLVIQDSVVCGQPELRGQTVCTQAWITPLNQLPAPPTWLRGSVTVRGRVEPGNQARFVVRNTGTGALQDSLPLRVYQNGLLARLQRYRLGSGDSLVLRVPATEPVVRVEAEQPAGHPRQRVASATVELRGLSAPGQVNAALHSLPPNEPGPEFAEDCQPIVDSFDPNDKQVLPAGVTDQRYTPTNTPLRYRIRFQNTGTDDAYRVVLVDTLDAHLDLTTLQAGAASHPYRLSVTGQGRPVLTFTFAGLSLPPSARNEPASHGFVDFTIQPKSGLPPKTRIDNFADIFFDYNEPVRTNTTVNRLYDLPALVDPAVQLPSVLASPLVRGLAPAAGRAGTLVTITGERLALGGALPQVRFNGTPAPVLSSSAAALTVRVPAGAGSGLVEVVTADGSARSAAFTVHQPPTLAGISPAEGKPGSVVTLRGTHFSPVAAEDTVQVGGVAARVLLASPTELRVEVPAGALSGPVELRTLGGAARSAEAFTVWHPPVLTSLSASKGKAGDLLTLHGHTLAPAARTSVTLGGTPAPVLQATATSVLVRVPAAAQTGRVRLETPGGLASSAADFTFIPAPLIRSFAPAQASVGELITVAGEHFLQEGQPDTLSFAGVRAPVLSATGTTALVRVPKGAQSGPVEIAGVGGRSRSAQDFRVLDLPPAEAVAVYPNPTDGQLTLDWQRADFDLAQVRVFDARGKLISAQDLRGRVQPWVGVDLTAQRKGLYLLLIQTSRGPITKQVTVY, encoded by the coding sequence ATGATTAAACGGCTACTGCTGTTTTGCGGGCTGCTGCTGCCCCTGCTGTGTGCCGCCCAGCTGCCCGCTGACTTCAAGCTCCGCAAGGTTATCGGCACGCCGGTTTCCTTTCCCCAAGGCGTGGCCGTGGACGGGCAGGGCTTTATGTACGTGCTCGAGCGCAGCTTTGTCACCAAGCTGGACCCGCAGGGAAGCTACGTTGACCAGTTGGACGTCACCAACCCCGACCCCGCCCGGGTTAACAGTGGCGGCTACGGGTTCTGCCTGGATGCGGCGGGCAACCTGTACGTAGCCGATTTCGGCTACGGCGAAGTGCGTAAATTCAGCCCGGGCGGGCAGCTGCTGCTCGCCTTTTCCACCGGCGGCAACTCGGCCAACGGCATCGTGGGCATTCCCAACCCCGAAAACGTCGTCGTCGATGCGGCCGGCAACGTCTACGTGGCGGGCTCCAACCCCGCGGGCGGAGTCCGGAAGTTCAACCCCCAGGGCCAGCCCCAGTGGTCGTTTACCCTGCCACCTCCGAACCCCGCCACCCCGGTGCGGGCCAAAGCTTTGGCCCTGGACCGCAGCGGCCGCCTGCTCGTGCTGGGCTCCAATTTCACCGTTAGCCGCGTCAGCTCCGACGGGCAGCTGGAAAGCCAGGTGCCGGTGCGCGTGCCGGGCTACACCGAGCGCGACGACGTGGACGCCCTGCTGGCCGTGGACCCGGCCGGCAACCTGTACACTACCATCTCCCAGGGCAATTCCATCCGTAAATTCGACGCCGCCGGCACCTTTCTGGGCTTTGTCGGCAGCGGGCTGAGCGGCAGCACGCGCACCAGCCTGGCCTTTGACGCGGCCGGCAACCTGTACGCCACCAACCGGGATCACGGCGGCGGCAGCAAGCTCTACCGGTTCAACCCCGGCGGGCAGCTGGTCAACACCTGGGGCAACCTGGTTTCCCTCAAGCCCGGCGCCCTGGATGCCCTGGGCAACTACTACTGCTACCATCCCGGCCTGCGCAAGGTGATAAAATACAGCCCGGCCGGCGTGGAGCTGGCCAGGCTGGGCGACCAGCTGCCCCTGGACGGGTACGCCCTGACCCTCGACCCGCTGGGCAACATGTACCTGCTCACCCTCAACTTCTCCGGGGGCGTGGTGGATAAGCTGGACCCCAGCGGCCGCCCCATCCGGCGCTATACCCAGCTGGGGGGAAGCATTTCCTATACGTCCTACGGCGCGGGCATTGCGGCCGACGCCGCGGGCACGATGTACATCACCGATCTGTACGACGGCTGCATTCGCGCCTTAAACGCCCAGGGCCAGGCCCTGCCCCCGATCGGCACGCGCGGCACGGGCGCCGGCCAGCTCTCGCTGCCGCAGGCCGTGGCCGTCGACCCGCTCGGGTACGTTTACGCGGTCGACAACGGGGGCCAGCGCGTGCAGCGCTTTACCCCCACCGGGCAGCTCGTGCGCGAGTACGGCGCCCGCCAGATCTACAACACCGTGCCGGTGGGCACGGCCAGCCTGAGCGTGGACCAGGTCGGCAACATGTACGTGAACACCAGCCTGCAAAACGGGGTGCAGGTTTTTGATTCTCAGTCCGGCCAGGCGCGCACCCTGCCCCAGGTGCTCAAGGGCGCCGTGGCCGTTGACGCGGCCGGCACCCGCCTGATCACCCAGAGCGGCGATCTGATCCGCTGGTACGCCAACGGCCGGCACCGCCCGCGCAACCACATCAGCGGCCACATCTTCGAGGACCGCAACGGCAACTGCGTGCGCGACGCCGACGAAGATCCGCTCGCCGGCATTGCCGTCGTTGCCCAACCCGGCAATTACTACGGCCTGACCGACCAGACCGGGCAGTACACCATCGCCGTGGACACCGGCACCTACTACGTGCAGCAGCTGCTGCCGGGCCAGGAGCTCGGGCGCAGCATCACCCCGCTGTGCGCCACCCCCGTGACGCCCACCTTCCGGCAGTATGGCCTGAGCCTGGCCGGGCCGGAGTTTGGCAACGAGGTGTCCCGCACGCCCTACCTGAGCGTGCAGGTGGGCTCGAATCGCCGCCGGCGCTGCTTTCGCAACACCACCACGGTGCGCTACGCCAACACGGGCTTTGCCGAGGCCCGCGACGCGAGCGTGACAGTGGCCTTGCCGCCGCAGGTGCGGTTTATCTCGGCCAGCGCCCCGCACACCCGCGACGCGGCCGGCAACTACGTGTTTGCCGTGGGCTCGCTGCCGCCCCAGGCCAGCGGGCACCTGGTTATCCAGGACTCGGTGGTGTGCGGCCAGCCCGAGCTGCGCGGGCAAACCGTCTGCACCCAAGCGTGGATCACGCCCCTGAACCAGCTGCCCGCGCCGCCCACCTGGCTGCGCGGCTCCGTCACGGTGCGGGGCCGGGTGGAGCCCGGCAACCAGGCCCGCTTCGTGGTGCGCAACACCGGCACGGGCGCCCTCCAGGACAGCCTCCCCCTGCGCGTGTACCAGAACGGCCTGCTGGCCCGGCTGCAGCGCTACCGCCTCGGGTCCGGCGACTCGCTCGTGCTGCGCGTGCCCGCCACCGAGCCCGTGGTGCGCGTGGAAGCCGAGCAGCCGGCCGGCCACCCCCGCCAGCGGGTGGCCAGCGCCACGGTGGAGCTGCGCGGCCTGAGCGCCCCCGGCCAGGTGAATGCCGCCCTGCACAGCCTGCCGCCCAACGAGCCGGGGCCGGAGTTTGCCGAAGACTGCCAGCCCATCGTGGACTCGTTTGACCCCAACGACAAGCAGGTGCTGCCCGCCGGCGTGACCGACCAGCGCTACACCCCCACCAACACCCCGCTCCGCTACCGCATCCGTTTCCAGAACACGGGCACGGACGACGCCTACCGGGTGGTGCTGGTGGACACGCTGGACGCCCACCTGGATCTGACCACGCTGCAGGCCGGGGCGGCCTCCCACCCCTACCGCCTGAGCGTGACCGGGCAGGGGCGGCCGGTGCTCACGTTTACCTTCGCCGGGCTGAGCTTGCCGCCGAGCGCGCGCAACGAGCCCGCTTCCCACGGCTTCGTGGACTTTACCATCCAGCCCAAGAGCGGGCTGCCGCCCAAAACCCGCATCGACAACTTCGCCGACATCTTTTTCGACTACAACGAGCCGGTGCGCACGAACACGACCGTCAACCGCCTCTACGACCTGCCGGCCCTGGTTGACCCGGCGGTGCAGCTGCCTTCCGTGCTGGCCTCGCCGCTGGTGCGCGGCCTGGCCCCGGCCGCCGGCCGCGCGGGTACGCTGGTCACGATTACCGGCGAGCGGCTCGCCCTGGGCGGCGCGCTCCCCCAGGTGCGCTTTAACGGCACTCCCGCTCCGGTGCTCAGCAGCTCGGCGGCCGCCCTGACGGTGCGCGTGCCCGCGGGGGCCGGCTCGGGCCTCGTGGAAGTGGTCACGGCCGACGGCAGCGCCCGCAGCGCTGCCTTTACCGTGCACCAGCCGCCGACGCTGGCCGGTATAAGCCCCGCCGAGGGCAAGCCCGGCAGCGTGGTTACCCTGCGCGGCACCCACTTCTCGCCCGTCGCGGCCGAGGACACGGTGCAGGTGGGCGGCGTGGCGGCCCGGGTGCTGCTGGCCTCCCCCACCGAACTGCGGGTGGAGGTGCCGGCGGGCGCACTCTCCGGCCCGGTGGAGCTGCGCACGCTCGGGGGCGCGGCCCGCAGCGCGGAGGCGTTCACCGTGTGGCACCCGCCCGTGCTTACCAGCCTGAGCGCGAGCAAAGGCAAAGCCGGGGACCTGCTCACCCTGCACGGCCACACGCTGGCACCGGCGGCGCGCACCTCGGTCACGCTGGGCGGCACACCGGCTCCGGTGCTGCAGGCCACCGCCACCAGCGTGCTGGTGCGCGTGCCCGCGGCCGCCCAAACCGGGCGCGTGCGCCTGGAAACCCCGGGCGGGCTGGCCAGCTCCGCCGCCGACTTTACGTTTATTCCCGCGCCGCTGATCCGCTCCTTTGCGCCCGCCCAGGCCTCCGTAGGGGAGCTCATCACCGTAGCGGGCGAGCATTTCCTGCAGGAAGGCCAGCCCGACACCCTTTCCTTTGCCGGCGTACGGGCCCCGGTGCTTTCCGCGACCGGCACCACGGCGCTGGTGCGCGTGCCCAAGGGAGCGCAGTCGGGTCCGGTGGAGATCGCCGGCGTGGGGGGGCGCAGTCGCAGCGCTCAAGACTTCCGCGTGCTGGACTTGCCGCCCGCGGAAGCCGTGGCGGTGTACCCCAACCCGACGGACGGGCAGCTGACGCTGGACTGGCAGCGGGCGGACTTCGACCTGGCGCAAGTGCGCGTGTTTGACGCCCGGGGCAAGCTGATCAGCGCCCAGGACCTGCGGGGCCGGGTGCAGCCCTGGGTGGGCGTAGATCTGACCGCCCAGCGCAAGGGACTGTACCTGCTGCTCATCCAGACTTCCCGCGGACCCATTACCAAGCAGGTGACTGTGTACTAG
- a CDS encoding CHRD domain-containing protein, whose protein sequence is MKTRLFSQLAALLCTGLLLTGCQQEAVEPRAEVLTQTADAKGQSRSYTAHLSGDEEVPAVPTNATGQAIFHLSKDGTSIRYKLIVANISSVRFGHLHLAPRGANGPVVVNLVGRTEPSPQGVIAEGVITSASLRGPLLGQPISALLAAIEAGNIYTNVHSDEYPGGEIRGQVR, encoded by the coding sequence ATGAAGACAAGACTATTTTCCCAACTTGCCGCCTTGCTTTGCACCGGCCTGCTCCTGACCGGTTGCCAGCAGGAAGCTGTGGAGCCGCGCGCAGAGGTTCTCACGCAGACCGCCGACGCGAAAGGGCAGAGCCGCAGCTACACCGCGCACTTGTCGGGGGACGAAGAAGTACCCGCCGTCCCAACCAATGCCACGGGCCAGGCTATCTTTCACCTCAGCAAGGACGGCACGTCCATCCGTTATAAGTTAATTGTCGCCAACATCAGCAGCGTCCGCTTCGGTCATCTGCACCTGGCCCCGCGCGGCGCTAACGGGCCGGTGGTGGTGAACCTGGTGGGCCGCACCGAGCCCAGTCCGCAGGGCGTGATTGCCGAAGGGGTAATCACCAGCGCCTCGCTGCGGGGCCCGCTGCTGGGGCAGCCCATCTCGGCTTTGCTGGCAGCCATCGAAGCCGGGAACATCTACACCAACGTGCATTCGGACGAATACCCCGGCGGGGAAATTCGCGGCCAGGTTCGCTAG
- a CDS encoding recombinase family protein has translation MPAFVAYYRVSTAKQGQSGLGLEAQRNMVQAFVKEGTLIGEFTEVESGKHAARPQLHLAMQLAKTHGAVLVIAKLDRLSRNVSFIASLMDAGVEFVATDQPQANKFTVHIFAALAEQERDLIAERTRKALAVLKRQGKQLGSPQNLTAEARQKGLAARQANARASEANRQATALIVSRRAQQASYNQIAAELNALGFRTRRGAAYTHKQVQRLWLRAAPSSQA, from the coding sequence ATGCCCGCCTTTGTCGCCTACTACCGCGTCTCCACCGCCAAGCAAGGGCAGTCCGGGTTGGGCTTAGAGGCCCAACGCAATATGGTGCAGGCGTTCGTGAAGGAGGGCACTTTGATCGGGGAGTTCACGGAGGTGGAGTCGGGCAAGCACGCCGCCCGCCCGCAGCTGCACCTAGCCATGCAGCTGGCCAAAACGCACGGGGCGGTGCTGGTCATCGCCAAGCTCGACCGGCTCAGCCGCAACGTGTCCTTCATCGCTTCGCTCATGGACGCGGGCGTGGAGTTCGTGGCCACCGACCAGCCGCAGGCCAACAAGTTCACCGTGCACATCTTCGCCGCCCTGGCCGAGCAGGAGCGCGACCTGATCGCCGAGCGCACCCGCAAGGCGCTGGCCGTGCTCAAGCGCCAAGGCAAACAACTGGGCTCGCCGCAGAACCTCACCGCGGAAGCCCGGCAGAAGGGTTTAGCCGCCCGCCAGGCCAACGCCCGCGCGAGCGAAGCCAACCGGCAGGCCACGGCCCTGATCGTGTCGCGAAGAGCCCAGCAGGCGAGCTACAACCAGATTGCGGCCGAGCTCAACGCGCTGGGTTTCCGCACCCGGCGCGGAGCCGCCTACACCCACAAGCAGGTGCAGCGGCTGTGGCTGCGCGCTGCCCCAAGCAGCCAGGCTTAA